Within Pseudomonadota bacterium, the genomic segment CACATCCCCCAGGTCACGGGTCAGTGCATCGGTGAGTCGGCCAAGACCGCCCTCAATCCGATATGCGCCGCTCATTGTGGAAAAATCGAGATCGCGCCGGATCGCGCCCCGCGCATCTTCAAAGACAAGGCGGCCTTCGCTGTGCTGACGGAAGGTTTTCAACCCAAGGGCATGAACAAGAGCCAGCACGCGATGGTTCTGCGGCCATATCCATGCGGGCCCAAGATCATATCCGTCCTGCGTGAGGACGCGCCCTCCGGTGCGGTCACGCGCTTCCAGAAGCGCCACGTGACGGCCTTCACTATGCAACCTGTGTGCCAGAGCAAGGCCTGAGAGACCTGCGCCAACGATCACAATGTCTGTATCCCGCGTCATGGCGCACGCAAGGTGACGCCGCGCAGGTGTCCAGTCTTGATCCAGACACGTGCACCTTCGTCGCCTGTCCTGGCCTCAAATCGTGCGCCCACCGGCAGACGCAACCAATCCCAGCGCCCAAGATGATCCTCACCTTCGGTAAGGTCGCCGCCGATCACGAAAATCTCTAATCCGCCCGATGCGTCGATTTCATGGAGCGTGCCGGGGGCCCAGCTTTCCATCACGACCGTCTCGCGATCATCGGCATGCAGCGGCAGCCTTTTCGAGCCTTCTTCTGTGGCAGCCCACTTGGCCACCGCGCTATTGATCTGCACCTGTGTGCGATCCGCCAGATCGAATTGATGCAGTTTCACAAGGATCGTTGCACCGTCTTGCGCAGCTGGCGTGTGCGAGGAGGTCGGTGGATTGCGAACATATGATCCTACAGGAAAATCACCATCCTCATCCTGAAACGTGCCCTCAAGCACGAGGTATTCCTCGCCCCCATCATGCGTATGCGCCGAGAACGCACTTCCCGGAGCAAATCGAACAATGGTTGTCGCGCGAGCAACCTCCTCGCCAATCCTGTCGAGCATCTTTCTCTCCACGCCCGGCATTGGAGAAGCAACCCATTCTGTGTCGTCGAAACGAACCACAATGCGCTCGCTGAAATCCGCGTTTACATGCATCTTTTGTTTTCCCTCCCATAAAGGCGCAGGTCGACTCGCAGAGTTACTTACCAACCAGTAGGTAGGTGTTGCAAACCCGTTCTGCGCAACTGCGCT encodes:
- a CDS encoding cupin domain-containing protein, producing MHVNADFSERIVVRFDDTEWVASPMPGVERKMLDRIGEEVARATTIVRFAPGSAFSAHTHDGGEEYLVLEGTFQDEDGDFPVGSYVRNPPTSSHTPAAQDGATILVKLHQFDLADRTQVQINSAVAKWAATEEGSKRLPLHADDRETVVMESWAPGTLHEIDASGGLEIFVIGGDLTEGEDHLGRWDWLRLPVGARFEARTGDEGARVWIKTGHLRGVTLRAP